In Calditerricola satsumensis, the following are encoded in one genomic region:
- the argF gene encoding ornithine carbamoyltransferase — translation MNLPAANPRKDRAAAIAEGLKGRDFLVLADFTAAELAHLLDLAAQLKALQKEGRPFAPLAGKTLAMIFEKPSTRTRVSFEVGMAQLGGQALFLSRSDLQLGRGETIGDTARVLSRYVDAIMIRAYSHRHVVELARAATVPVINGLTDFAHPCQALADLLTLREAFGRLKGLKLAYVGDGNNVAHSLIVGAAKMGLDVAVATPEQYAPHPAVMETARACAAEAGGSVTWTTDPAAAVSGAHAVYTDVWASMGQEDEAEARKAIFAPYQVNADLMAKADPQAVFLHCLPAHRGEEVTDEVIDGPQSVVFDQAENRLHVQKAILVALLGA, via the coding sequence ATGAACCTGCCGGCGGCAAATCCGCGTAAGGACCGCGCTGCCGCCATTGCGGAGGGGCTGAAGGGGCGCGACTTTCTCGTCCTGGCCGACTTTACCGCGGCTGAGCTGGCCCATCTCCTCGACCTAGCCGCCCAGCTCAAAGCCCTGCAGAAGGAAGGGCGGCCGTTTGCCCCGCTCGCCGGCAAGACCCTGGCCATGATCTTTGAAAAGCCCTCGACGCGGACGCGGGTCTCCTTCGAGGTGGGCATGGCCCAGCTCGGCGGCCAGGCGCTGTTCTTGAGCCGCAGCGATCTGCAGCTGGGCCGGGGCGAGACGATCGGCGACACGGCGCGGGTGCTGTCGCGCTACGTCGATGCCATCATGATTCGCGCCTATTCCCACCGCCACGTGGTGGAGCTGGCCCGCGCGGCGACGGTGCCGGTGATCAACGGGCTGACCGATTTTGCCCATCCGTGCCAGGCGCTGGCCGATCTCCTCACGCTGCGGGAGGCGTTTGGCCGCCTGAAGGGGCTCAAGCTGGCCTACGTCGGCGACGGCAACAACGTCGCCCACTCGCTGATCGTCGGCGCGGCCAAGATGGGCCTCGACGTGGCCGTGGCCACGCCGGAGCAGTACGCGCCCCATCCGGCGGTGATGGAAACGGCCCGCGCATGCGCGGCGGAAGCGGGCGGCTCGGTGACGTGGACGACGGATCCGGCGGCGGCCGTCTCCGGGGCCCACGCCGTCTACACCGACGTGTGGGCCAGCATGGGCCAGGAGGACGAGGCCGAGGCGCGCAAGGCGATCTTCGCCCCGTACCAGGTGAACGCCGACCTGATGGCCAAGGCCGACCCGCAGGCCGTCTTCCTGCACTGCCTGCCGGCCCACCGCGGCGAAGAGGTGACCGACGAGGTGATCGACGGGCCGCAGTCGGTCGTCTTCGACCAGGCCGAAAACCGGCTTCACGTGCAGAAGGCCATTCTGGTGGCGCTGCTCGGGGCGTGA
- the argB gene encoding acetylglutamate kinase — MGQGTLVVKCGGSAMDALPDGFFADLAALSRSGMAPVVVHGGGPAISALLARLGIAPAFVNGLRVTDEATLEVVEMVLAGAINKQLVRRIWRAGGRALGLSGSDGALLVAEPIPGPLGRVATVKRVNADLIRQVLALGYIPVIAPVGMDEAGQAYNINADTAAGAVARALAAERVVLVTDVPGIWVDDGGARRVLDVLDADEAEALIAQGVITGGMIPKVRAALDALDAAEEVRIVDGREPGVLQRVAAGEAVGTRIVRQTQAAPAGKGGAGRGAV, encoded by the coding sequence ATGGGCCAAGGGACGCTGGTGGTCAAATGCGGCGGGAGCGCGATGGACGCGCTGCCGGACGGCTTTTTCGCCGACCTGGCCGCCCTGTCGCGCAGCGGGATGGCGCCGGTGGTGGTCCACGGCGGGGGGCCGGCCATCTCCGCGCTGCTTGCGCGGCTCGGGATCGCGCCCGCCTTTGTCAACGGCCTGCGCGTGACCGATGAGGCCACCCTCGAGGTGGTGGAAATGGTCCTCGCCGGCGCGATCAACAAGCAGCTCGTGCGGCGGATCTGGCGGGCCGGAGGACGGGCGCTGGGCCTTTCGGGAAGCGACGGGGCGCTCCTCGTGGCCGAGCCGATCCCGGGGCCGCTGGGGCGTGTGGCGACGGTCAAGCGGGTGAACGCCGACCTGATCCGCCAGGTTCTGGCGCTGGGGTACATCCCCGTCATCGCGCCGGTAGGCATGGACGAGGCGGGCCAGGCGTACAACATCAACGCCGACACGGCGGCGGGGGCGGTGGCGCGGGCGCTGGCCGCCGAGCGGGTGGTGCTCGTCACCGACGTGCCGGGCATCTGGGTGGACGACGGCGGCGCGCGGCGGGTGCTCGACGTGCTGGACGCCGACGAGGCGGAGGCGCTCATCGCCCAAGGCGTGATCACCGGGGGGATGATCCCCAAGGTGCGCGCGGCGCTGGACGCCCTCGATGCGGCCGAAGAGGTGCGGATCGTCGACGGCCGCGAGCCGGGCGTCTTGCAGCGGGTTGCCGCCGGCGAGGCGGTGGGGACGCGCATCGTGCGCCAGACCCAGGCGGCGCCTGCCGGGAAAGGGGGCGCAGGCCGTGGCGCTGTTTGA
- a CDS encoding acetylornithine transaminase, with protein MALFDTYARWPVRAVRGEKHWLWDESGRRYLDFTSGIGVTSLGHVPDAVKQAVAAQLEMLWHCSNLFQIPLQEQVAAKLCAASGLDRAFFCNSGAEANEAAIKLARRYFQVVRGEERYEVVTFHGSFHGRTLATLTATGQEKVKVGFAPLPEGFRSVPFGDLAALEAAVTDKTAAVLLELVQGEGGVVPAEPAFVRGVAELCCEKGLLLIVDEVQTGIGRTGSLFAFQHYGVVPDAVTLAKGLGSGIPVGALLAKEDVAAAFAPGSHGSTFGGNPVAMAAALATLEELERGGWLERVRAMGALMKERLEALAARTPAIVDVRGLGLMLGVQVTVPVADVLAALRRRGVLMLPAGTDVIRLLPPFTIGPAEVEVAVRALGEALDEVAAQGGAAKAET; from the coding sequence GTGGCGCTGTTTGACACCTACGCCCGCTGGCCGGTGCGCGCCGTGCGTGGGGAGAAGCACTGGCTGTGGGACGAGAGCGGGCGGCGCTACCTCGACTTCACCTCGGGCATCGGCGTCACGAGCCTCGGCCACGTGCCGGATGCGGTGAAACAGGCCGTGGCGGCGCAGCTGGAGATGCTGTGGCATTGTTCAAATCTTTTCCAGATCCCGCTCCAGGAGCAGGTGGCGGCGAAGCTGTGCGCCGCAAGCGGCCTTGACCGCGCCTTCTTTTGCAACAGCGGGGCCGAGGCCAACGAGGCGGCGATCAAGCTGGCCCGGCGGTATTTCCAGGTGGTGAGGGGCGAGGAGCGGTACGAGGTGGTCACCTTCCACGGGTCCTTCCACGGCCGCACCCTGGCCACGCTGACGGCGACGGGGCAGGAGAAGGTGAAGGTGGGCTTTGCCCCGCTGCCGGAGGGCTTCCGGTCGGTGCCCTTCGGGGATCTGGCGGCGCTGGAGGCCGCCGTAACGGACAAGACGGCGGCGGTGCTGCTGGAACTCGTCCAGGGCGAAGGGGGCGTGGTGCCGGCGGAGCCCGCCTTTGTGCGCGGCGTGGCCGAATTGTGCTGCGAAAAGGGCCTCCTCTTGATCGTCGACGAGGTGCAGACGGGCATCGGCCGCACGGGATCGCTGTTTGCCTTCCAGCACTACGGCGTGGTGCCGGACGCCGTGACGCTGGCCAAGGGGCTGGGCAGCGGCATCCCCGTCGGGGCGCTGCTGGCCAAGGAGGACGTGGCCGCGGCCTTCGCGCCGGGCAGTCACGGCTCCACCTTTGGCGGCAACCCCGTGGCCATGGCCGCGGCGCTGGCCACGCTGGAGGAGCTGGAGCGCGGCGGGTGGCTCGAGCGGGTGCGCGCGATGGGGGCCCTCATGAAGGAGCGGCTCGAGGCGCTGGCTGCGCGGACGCCGGCTATTGTCGACGTGCGCGGCCTCGGCCTCATGCTTGGCGTCCAGGTGACGGTGCCGGTGGCCGACGTCCTGGCCGCGTTGCGCAGGCGCGGCGTGCTGATGCTGCCCGCCGGGACGGACGTGATCCGCCTCCTGCCGCCGTTTACGATCGGGCCGGCGGAAGTGGAGGTGGCGGTGCGGGCGCTGGGCGAGGCGCTGGACGAGGTGGCGGCGCAGGGGGGAGCCGCGAAGGCGGAGACGTAA
- a CDS encoding argininosuccinate synthase, with translation MGNPKVVLAYSGGLDTSVAIKWLKETYGYDVVAVALDLGEGKDLEFVRKKALQIGAVASYVVDARKTFAEEYILPALKANALYEGKYPLATALGRPLIAKTLVEIAEKEGAVAVAHGCTGKGNDQVRFDVAVAALNPALKVVAPVREWAMSREEEIAYAEKHGIPVPVGKENPFSIDQNLWGRSCEAGVLEDPWTEPPEAAYEWTKPLAETPDEPEYVEIDFVQGKPVALNGEPKELHVLIAELNALAGKHGVGRIDHVENRLVGIKSREVYEAPAATMLIRAHQELEALTLPREVAQFKPIVEQKFAQLVYEGLWYSPLREALTAFIEATQKTVTGTVRVKLHKGHAVVVGRRSPHSLYSLELATYDAGDRFDHKAAVGFIHLWGLPTRTFAQVNGGKAKAPATEAAPAVGVTREEGVRA, from the coding sequence ATGGGAAACCCGAAAGTCGTGCTCGCCTATTCCGGAGGGCTGGACACCTCCGTGGCCATCAAGTGGCTGAAGGAAACCTACGGCTACGACGTCGTGGCCGTGGCCCTCGACCTGGGCGAGGGCAAGGACCTCGAGTTCGTGCGTAAAAAGGCGCTCCAGATCGGCGCTGTGGCCTCGTACGTCGTCGACGCGCGGAAAACCTTCGCCGAGGAGTACATCCTCCCCGCGCTGAAGGCCAACGCGTTGTACGAGGGCAAGTACCCGTTGGCGACGGCCCTCGGCCGCCCGCTCATCGCCAAGACCCTTGTCGAGATTGCCGAAAAGGAAGGGGCCGTGGCCGTGGCCCACGGCTGCACGGGCAAGGGCAACGACCAGGTCCGCTTCGACGTGGCCGTGGCCGCCCTCAACCCGGCGCTGAAGGTGGTGGCCCCGGTGCGCGAGTGGGCGATGAGCCGGGAAGAGGAGATCGCCTACGCCGAAAAGCACGGCATCCCCGTGCCGGTGGGCAAGGAGAACCCCTTCAGCATCGACCAGAACCTGTGGGGCCGCAGCTGCGAGGCCGGTGTGCTGGAGGACCCGTGGACGGAGCCGCCGGAAGCGGCCTATGAATGGACGAAGCCCCTCGCCGAGACGCCGGATGAACCGGAATACGTGGAGATCGACTTCGTGCAGGGCAAGCCGGTGGCGCTCAACGGCGAGCCCAAGGAACTGCACGTCCTGATCGCTGAGCTGAACGCCCTCGCCGGCAAGCACGGCGTGGGGCGCATCGACCACGTCGAGAACCGCCTCGTCGGCATCAAGTCGCGGGAGGTGTACGAGGCGCCGGCGGCGACGATGCTGATCCGGGCCCACCAGGAGCTGGAGGCCCTCACCCTGCCGCGCGAGGTGGCCCAATTCAAGCCGATTGTCGAGCAGAAGTTTGCCCAGCTCGTGTACGAGGGGCTGTGGTACTCGCCGCTGCGCGAGGCCCTCACGGCGTTCATCGAGGCGACGCAGAAGACGGTTACCGGCACCGTGCGCGTCAAGCTGCACAAGGGACACGCCGTCGTCGTCGGCCGGCGCTCACCGCATTCCCTCTACTCCCTCGAGCTGGCTACCTACGACGCCGGCGACCGGTTTGACCACAAGGCCGCCGTCGGGTTCATCCACCTGTGGGGCCTGCCGACGCGCACCTTTGCCCAGGTGAACGGGGGGAAGGCGAAAGCGCCGGCGACGGAGGCGGCGCCGGCCGTCGGCGTAACGCGCGAGGAGGGCGTCCGCGCGTGA
- a CDS encoding carbamoyl phosphate synthase small subunit, with translation MKGYLVLSTGDVIEGTWIGATAEAEGELVFNTGMTGYQEVLTDPSYAGQIVTFTYPLIGNYGFNAQDDESARPALAGVLVQTPCDAPSHFRAAETLHERLARFGIPGLCGVDTRALTRLIRRHRAVFGMLTRDPARAKDWRPGPVRGTVARVSRKAPTTWAGDGPHVVVLDFGVKASIIEALRARGCRVTAVPYDTPPEEVLALRPDGLLFSNGPGDPKELLPLLPAWRPVVERIPTMGICLGHQLIALMFGADTERLPYGHRGNNHPVKELATGRVWITAQNHGYVVREESVPRGEFVISHRNVNDGSVEGLVHRRLPILTVQFHPEAHPGPADSSVLFDRFVELCQTVGAKRYA, from the coding sequence GTGAAGGGGTACTTGGTGCTCAGCACGGGGGACGTGATCGAAGGGACGTGGATCGGCGCGACAGCCGAGGCGGAAGGGGAGCTCGTCTTCAACACGGGGATGACCGGCTACCAGGAGGTGCTGACCGACCCCTCCTATGCCGGGCAGATCGTCACCTTCACCTATCCCCTCATCGGCAACTACGGGTTCAACGCGCAGGACGACGAGAGCGCCCGCCCGGCCCTCGCCGGGGTGCTCGTGCAGACGCCCTGCGACGCGCCCAGCCACTTCCGCGCGGCGGAGACGCTCCACGAGCGCCTGGCGCGGTTCGGCATCCCGGGGCTGTGCGGCGTCGACACGCGGGCGCTCACCCGGCTGATCCGCCGCCACCGCGCCGTGTTCGGCATGCTCACGCGGGATCCGGCCCGGGCCAAGGACTGGCGGCCGGGTCCGGTGCGGGGGACGGTGGCCCGCGTGTCGCGCAAGGCGCCGACGACGTGGGCGGGCGACGGCCCGCACGTCGTCGTCCTCGACTTTGGGGTGAAGGCCTCGATCATCGAGGCTCTGCGCGCGCGCGGCTGCCGGGTGACGGCGGTGCCCTACGACACGCCGCCGGAAGAGGTGCTCGCCCTGCGCCCCGACGGCCTCCTCTTTTCCAACGGCCCCGGCGACCCGAAGGAGCTCCTTCCCCTGCTCCCCGCGTGGCGCCCGGTGGTGGAGCGGATCCCGACCATGGGCATCTGCCTCGGCCACCAGCTCATCGCCCTCATGTTCGGCGCCGATACGGAGCGCCTGCCCTATGGCCATCGCGGCAACAACCACCCGGTGAAGGAGCTGGCCACGGGGCGGGTGTGGATCACCGCCCAGAACCACGGCTACGTCGTGCGCGAGGAGAGCGTGCCGCGGGGGGAGTTCGTCATCTCCCACCGCAACGTAAACGACGGGTCGGTGGAGGGCCTGGTGCACCGCCGCCTGCCCATCCTCACCGTGCAGTTCCACCCCGAGGCCCATCCGGGCCCGGCCGACTCCAGCGTCCTCTTCGACCGGTTCGTCGAGTTGTGCCAGACCGTGGGGGCGAAGCGCTATGCCTAA
- a CDS encoding carbamoyl phosphate synthase large subunit, which yields MPKDPTIKKVLVIGSGPIVIGQAAEFDYAGTQACLALKEEGVEVVLVNNNPATIMTDDEMADRIYLEPLTVERVAAIIERERPDGLLPTLGGQTGLNLAVKLAEAGVLERYGVRLLGTPLETIQRGEDREKFKALMEELGEPVPESTVAETVEEALAFAAEIGYPVIVRPAYTLGGSGGGIAANEDELKQVARRGLEASPIGQILVEKSVKGWKEIEYEVMRDAADTCIIVCNMENVDPVGVHTGDSVVVAPSQTLTDRQYQMLRSVALKVIRALGVVGGCNIQFALDPHSDRYYLIEVNPRVSRSSALASKATGYPIARIAAKLALGYRLDEVRNPVTGHTYASFEPAIDYVVVKWPRWAFDKFPHADRTLGTQMKATGEVMAIDRTMEGAFLKAVRSLEIGVDHLALPEAAALSDAELEAEIRRGTDRRLFLIAEALRRGVDVETLHAWSAIDRFFLRALERIVAMERRLAAYDWASVPAETLKEAKRLGFSDAYLARTFGVTLADVRGRWKVWGWAPSYKLVDTCAAEFDAETPYYYATWCGVDEVEPLKKERKVLVIGSGPIRIGQGIEFDYCAVHAAKALKQMGVGAVVINNNPETVSTDFETADQLYFDPLTVEDVLNVAEKEGVDGVLVQFGGQTAINLAAMLEAHGLKVLGTPVEAIRRTEDRDEFYALLRELGLPHIPGTGVMSEEEAFAAAKRIGYPVLIRPSFVIGGRGMAVLADEGELARYLAENRIADADRSLFPLLIDRYVTGVEVEVDAVSDGQTVIIPGIFRHVERAGVHSGDSYALFPAPDVPEAVTARLVDATVRIARAIGAVGLLNIQFVVCGDNVYVLEVNPRASRTVPIVSKVTGVPMVALATQVQLGRTLPELGYPRTGLLEHPGFYAVKAPVFSTVKLPGVDPAVGPEMQSTGEGIGLGTTVAEALWNALAWKEGGIRRLQAGDAVLVALADADKAAFLPLAAKLAARGVKLVATPGTARFLQQDGWPVARAVDAAEALALLRDGAVAAALVTPTRGRRPETDGFRLRTQALLSGVPLFTCVDTFAAYLEAMGTTASTPRALADYRGARAHVSAATKKEEVRP from the coding sequence ATGCCTAAGGATCCAACCATCAAAAAGGTGCTCGTCATCGGCTCCGGCCCCATCGTCATCGGCCAGGCGGCGGAGTTCGACTACGCCGGAACGCAGGCCTGCCTCGCGCTGAAGGAGGAGGGCGTCGAGGTCGTCCTCGTCAACAACAACCCGGCGACGATCATGACCGACGACGAGATGGCCGACCGCATCTACCTCGAGCCGCTGACCGTCGAGCGCGTGGCGGCGATCATCGAGCGGGAGCGGCCCGACGGCCTCCTGCCCACCCTCGGCGGGCAGACCGGCCTGAACCTGGCGGTGAAGCTGGCCGAAGCCGGCGTGCTGGAGCGCTACGGGGTGCGCCTGTTGGGCACGCCGCTGGAGACGATTCAGCGCGGCGAGGACCGCGAGAAGTTCAAGGCCCTGATGGAGGAGCTGGGCGAGCCGGTTCCGGAGAGCACGGTGGCCGAGACGGTGGAGGAGGCCCTGGCCTTTGCCGCCGAGATCGGCTATCCGGTCATCGTCCGGCCGGCGTACACGCTGGGCGGCTCCGGAGGGGGCATCGCCGCCAACGAAGACGAACTGAAGCAGGTGGCCCGGCGCGGCCTCGAGGCCAGCCCGATCGGCCAGATCCTCGTCGAAAAGAGCGTCAAGGGCTGGAAGGAAATCGAGTACGAGGTGATGCGCGACGCCGCCGACACGTGCATCATCGTCTGCAACATGGAGAACGTCGACCCCGTCGGCGTGCACACCGGCGACAGCGTCGTCGTTGCCCCGTCGCAGACGCTCACCGACCGGCAGTACCAGATGCTGCGCAGCGTGGCGCTGAAGGTGATCCGCGCCCTCGGCGTCGTCGGCGGGTGCAACATCCAGTTCGCCCTTGACCCCCACTCCGACCGCTACTACCTGATCGAGGTCAACCCGCGCGTCAGCCGCTCCAGCGCCCTGGCCTCGAAGGCGACGGGCTACCCGATCGCCCGCATCGCGGCGAAGCTGGCCCTCGGCTACCGCCTCGACGAGGTGCGGAATCCCGTGACCGGCCACACCTACGCCAGCTTCGAGCCGGCCATCGACTACGTCGTCGTGAAGTGGCCGCGGTGGGCCTTCGACAAGTTCCCGCACGCCGACCGCACCCTCGGCACGCAGATGAAGGCCACCGGCGAGGTGATGGCCATCGACCGCACGATGGAGGGGGCCTTCCTCAAGGCGGTGCGCTCGCTGGAGATCGGCGTCGACCACCTGGCGCTGCCCGAGGCGGCGGCCCTCTCCGACGCCGAGCTGGAGGCGGAGATCCGCCGCGGCACCGACCGGCGGCTGTTCCTCATCGCCGAGGCCCTGCGGCGCGGCGTCGACGTGGAGACGCTGCACGCGTGGTCGGCCATCGACCGCTTCTTCCTCCGCGCCCTCGAACGCATCGTGGCCATGGAGCGGCGGCTCGCCGCATACGACTGGGCGTCGGTGCCGGCAGAGACGCTGAAGGAGGCCAAGCGGCTCGGCTTCTCCGACGCCTACCTGGCCCGGACCTTCGGCGTGACGCTGGCCGACGTGCGGGGGCGGTGGAAGGTGTGGGGCTGGGCGCCGTCCTACAAGCTCGTCGACACCTGCGCCGCCGAATTCGACGCCGAGACGCCGTACTACTACGCCACGTGGTGCGGCGTTGACGAGGTGGAGCCGCTCAAGAAGGAGCGGAAGGTGCTCGTCATCGGCTCGGGGCCGATCCGCATCGGCCAGGGCATCGAGTTCGACTACTGCGCCGTCCACGCGGCCAAGGCCCTCAAGCAGATGGGTGTCGGCGCCGTGGTGATCAACAACAACCCCGAGACGGTGTCGACCGACTTCGAGACGGCCGACCAGCTGTACTTCGACCCGCTGACCGTGGAAGACGTGCTGAACGTGGCCGAGAAGGAGGGCGTCGACGGCGTCCTCGTCCAGTTCGGCGGGCAGACGGCGATCAACCTGGCGGCGATGCTGGAGGCGCACGGCCTCAAGGTGCTCGGCACGCCGGTGGAGGCCATCCGCCGCACGGAGGACCGCGACGAATTCTACGCCCTCCTGCGCGAACTGGGCCTTCCGCACATCCCCGGCACCGGCGTGATGAGCGAGGAGGAGGCCTTCGCCGCGGCGAAGCGCATCGGCTACCCCGTCCTCATCCGCCCGTCCTTCGTCATCGGCGGGCGCGGCATGGCCGTCCTCGCCGACGAGGGGGAGCTGGCGCGGTACCTGGCGGAAAACCGCATTGCCGACGCCGACCGCTCGCTCTTTCCCCTGCTCATCGACCGCTACGTGACGGGCGTGGAGGTGGAGGTGGACGCCGTCAGCGACGGGCAAACGGTGATCATCCCCGGCATCTTCCGCCACGTCGAGCGCGCCGGGGTGCATTCCGGCGACAGCTACGCCCTCTTTCCCGCGCCGGATGTGCCCGAGGCAGTAACGGCCCGCCTCGTCGACGCCACCGTGCGCATCGCTCGCGCCATCGGCGCCGTGGGCCTCCTCAACATCCAGTTCGTCGTCTGCGGCGACAACGTGTACGTGCTGGAGGTGAACCCGCGCGCCTCGCGGACGGTGCCCATCGTGAGCAAGGTGACGGGCGTGCCGATGGTGGCCCTGGCCACCCAGGTCCAGCTCGGCCGGACGCTGCCCGAGCTGGGCTATCCGCGAACGGGCTTGCTGGAGCATCCGGGCTTCTACGCCGTGAAGGCGCCGGTCTTCTCCACGGTGAAGCTCCCCGGCGTCGACCCGGCGGTGGGGCCGGAGATGCAGTCGACCGGGGAAGGGATCGGCCTCGGGACGACGGTGGCTGAGGCGCTGTGGAACGCCCTGGCGTGGAAGGAGGGCGGGATCCGGCGCCTCCAGGCCGGCGACGCCGTGCTGGTGGCGCTGGCCGACGCCGACAAGGCGGCCTTCCTCCCGCTGGCCGCGAAGCTGGCCGCGCGGGGCGTGAAGCTGGTGGCGACCCCCGGCACGGCGCGCTTCCTCCAGCAAGACGGCTGGCCGGTGGCCCGCGCCGTCGACGCTGCGGAGGCGCTGGCCCTGCTGCGCGACGGGGCCGTGGCCGCAGCGCTGGTCACGCCGACGCGCGGACGGCGGCCGGAGACGGACGGTTTTCGCTTGCGCACGCAGGCGCTTCTTTCGGGTGTTCCCCTGTTCACCTGTGTGGACACCTTCGCCGCGTACCTCGAGGCGATGGGGACGACCGCCTCGACGCCGCGCGCGCTTGCCGATTATCGTGGCGCACGCGCGCACGTCTCGGCCGCGACGAAGAAGGAGGAGGTGCGACCATGA
- the argJ gene encoding bifunctional glutamate N-acetyltransferase/amino-acid acetyltransferase ArgJ: MAEGQVDDMKHSVVFAQGEQEAELADKWGIRVVPGGSVTTPMGFVAGGFHCGIKRKRPDLGAIRSAVPATAAGVFTQNRFQGAPLVVTRESLKAEGKLQAVVVNSGIANACTGKKGLEDAYAMRRLAAEVLDVPEPYVAVASTGWIGRPLPMDVVAAGLRRLPHHLGPHNAEAFCQAILTTDTFTKSVCVEMTIDGRRVCLAGAAKGSGMVKPNMATILGFLTTDAAVEREALQRALKRVTDETYNMITIDGDTSTNDMVLILANGLAGNNPLHEGHPEWEKFEQALLYVSRRLSQMIARDGEGATKLIQVHVHGAATKETARAVARTVIGSNLVKSAMFGEDGNWGRIIAAVGYCEAPIDPETVDIWVGDVQLVKNSLPVPYDEAALQAHLEQEAVHITIGLNQGHAEATAYGCDLTYEYIRINASYGRV, translated from the coding sequence ATGGCGGAAGGACAGGTGGACGACATGAAGCACAGCGTGGTTTTCGCCCAAGGCGAGCAGGAAGCGGAATTGGCCGACAAATGGGGGATTCGCGTCGTGCCCGGCGGCAGCGTCACGACGCCGATGGGCTTTGTCGCCGGGGGCTTCCACTGCGGCATCAAGCGCAAGCGGCCCGACCTTGGCGCCATCCGCTCGGCGGTCCCGGCGACGGCGGCCGGCGTGTTCACCCAGAACCGGTTCCAGGGTGCGCCGCTTGTCGTGACGCGGGAGAGCCTGAAGGCGGAGGGCAAGCTGCAGGCGGTGGTGGTGAACAGCGGCATTGCCAACGCCTGCACGGGCAAGAAGGGGCTGGAGGATGCCTATGCCATGCGCCGGCTGGCCGCCGAGGTCCTTGACGTGCCGGAGCCCTATGTGGCCGTGGCGTCAACGGGGTGGATCGGCCGGCCGCTGCCGATGGACGTGGTGGCGGCGGGCCTTCGCCGGCTGCCCCATCACCTGGGTCCGCACAACGCCGAGGCTTTTTGCCAGGCGATCCTCACCACCGACACGTTCACCAAGTCCGTCTGCGTGGAGATGACCATCGACGGCAGGCGCGTTTGCCTCGCCGGGGCGGCGAAGGGGTCGGGGATGGTGAAGCCGAACATGGCCACGATTCTCGGCTTTCTGACCACCGACGCCGCCGTGGAACGGGAGGCGCTGCAGCGGGCGCTCAAGCGCGTGACCGATGAGACATACAACATGATCACCATCGATGGGGACACCAGCACGAACGACATGGTGCTCATTCTGGCCAACGGTCTGGCCGGGAACAACCCGCTCCACGAGGGCCATCCGGAGTGGGAGAAGTTCGAGCAGGCTCTCCTCTACGTGTCGCGCCGCCTCAGCCAGATGATCGCCCGCGACGGGGAGGGGGCAACGAAGCTGATCCAGGTGCACGTGCACGGGGCGGCGACGAAGGAGACGGCCCGCGCCGTGGCGAGGACGGTGATCGGCTCCAACCTCGTCAAGTCGGCCATGTTCGGCGAGGACGGCAACTGGGGCCGCATCATCGCCGCCGTCGGCTATTGCGAGGCGCCTATCGACCCGGAGACGGTGGACATTTGGGTCGGCGACGTGCAGCTGGTGAAAAACAGCCTGCCCGTGCCGTACGACGAGGCGGCGCTGCAGGCGCACCTGGAGCAGGAGGCGGTGCACATCACCATCGGCCTGAACCAGGGCCACGCGGAAGCGACGGCCTACGGCTGCGACCTCACCTACGAGTACATCCGCATCAACGCCAGCTACGGCCGGGTGTGA